From a region of the Nothobranchius furzeri strain GRZ-AD chromosome 12, NfurGRZ-RIMD1, whole genome shotgun sequence genome:
- the LOC139062261 gene encoding gastrula zinc finger protein XlCGF8.2DB-like has product MTAETSRNSDLNHHQQTSDSSQTEVSGDDEDIKLSDSTKQQKSFSCDDCGRIFRHEKPFNRHKDVHAGQKPVTCKVCGQRLRNIRNLKSHMSLHTGQKPFACDLCDQRFSNKAFLNSHMSFHTGYKPFACELCEKRFSHKTYFNTHMSFHRGHKPYPCELCEQRFIQRATLVRHMRVHTGEKPFSCELCGKRFNQKTSLNRHMRLHTGQMPIACDICGQRFRYKMSLNAHMLVHTGQEHLLESSADKDLVK; this is encoded by the coding sequence ATGACAGCAGAAACTAGCAGGAACTCAGATCTGAACCATCATCAACAGACCTCTGATTCTTCAcaaactgaagttagtggagatgatgaagacATTAAACTGTCAGACTCAACTAAACAacaaaaatcatttagttgtgatgattGTGGACGAATATTTAGACATGAGAAACCTTTCAACAGACACAAGGATGTCCACGCAGGACAGAAGCCTGTTACCTGTAAGGTCTGTGGACAAAGACTTCGCAATATAAGAAATTTAAAAAGTCACATGTctctccacacaggacagaagccgttTGCCTGTGATCTCTGTGATCAAAGATTCAGCAATAAGGCgtttttaaacagtcacatgagtttCCACACAGGGtacaagccttttgcctgtgagctttgtgaaaaaagatttagccataagacATATTTTAACACTCACATGAGTTTCCACAGAGGGCACAAGCCATATCCCTGTGAGCTTTGTGAACAAAGATTTATTCAGAGAGCGACTTTAgttagacacatgagagtccacacaggagagaagcctttttcatgtgagctctgtggaaaaaggttTAACCAAAAGACGAGTTTAAACCGTCACATGAGACTCCACACAGGGCAGATGCCTATTGCCTGTGatatctgtggacaaagatttagataTAAAATGAGTTTAAACGCACACATgttagtccacacaggacaggaaCATTTGCTTGAGAGCTCtgcggacaaagatttagtcaaatGA